One Natrinema marinum genomic window carries:
- a CDS encoding DUF5518 domain-containing protein: MPPLRNAIADLTDERFRAAVILGLASIPFTVALSWRSAPGSVSGTAVLVAGLLVGFRYGDRSAENGDVGPLEAYRYGKRPAASHRAGVVAGVAGSAPAVLWAITDVLALAGSLSAWGAAIVLLLLPVIVAIGVGVFALSGAIGAYVGDWVVTRSDRARDRVRSRANADSDDPSGWWRWVAAYCVLAPAVLLYVFGLRPDSGARLLLAILALFVLVPLAVIAAVALFEDAVTLGEIGPEWTPNYWAYVGAPLGVYALVYLVATLTESVNPSGDGMYGFIIALWFSALVYLSGRHRYVGTP; encoded by the coding sequence ATGCCTCCGCTTCGCAACGCCATCGCGGACCTGACCGACGAGCGGTTTCGAGCGGCGGTCATCCTCGGACTCGCGTCGATCCCGTTCACCGTCGCCCTCTCGTGGCGGTCCGCTCCCGGCTCGGTGTCGGGGACGGCCGTGCTCGTCGCCGGACTGCTCGTCGGCTTTCGATACGGCGACCGGTCGGCCGAGAACGGCGACGTGGGTCCGCTCGAGGCGTATCGCTACGGCAAGCGCCCGGCCGCGAGCCACAGGGCAGGGGTCGTCGCCGGCGTCGCCGGGTCCGCCCCCGCGGTACTGTGGGCGATTACCGACGTGCTCGCCCTCGCAGGGTCGCTGTCCGCGTGGGGGGCCGCGATCGTCCTCCTCTTGCTTCCGGTCATCGTCGCGATCGGCGTCGGGGTGTTCGCGCTGTCGGGGGCGATCGGTGCCTACGTCGGCGACTGGGTGGTGACCCGGAGCGATCGAGCTCGAGACCGAGTCCGTTCGCGGGCGAACGCAGATTCAGACGACCCTTCCGGCTGGTGGCGATGGGTCGCCGCGTACTGCGTCCTCGCCCCGGCGGTGTTGCTCTACGTCTTCGGCCTCCGGCCCGACAGCGGTGCCAGACTCCTCCTCGCCATATTGGCACTGTTCGTGTTGGTTCCGCTCGCCGTCATCGCCGCCGTCGCGCTCTTCGAGGATGCGGTTACCCTCGGAGAAATAGGACCAGAGTGGACGCCCAACTACTGGGCGTACGTCGGCGCGCCGCTTGGCGTCTACGCGCTCGTCTATCTGGTGGCGACGCTCACGGAGTCGGTAAACCCGTCGGGAGACGGGATGTACGGATTCATCATCGCTCTCTGGTTCTCGGCGCTCGTTTATCTGAGTGGGCGACACCGATACGTCGGTACGCCGTAG
- a CDS encoding SDR family oxidoreductase: MDFDLVDNSALVTAASSGLGFASAQALAAEGANVAICGRDGDRLESAREELAEAGTGDVLAVQADLTDPDDVSQLVRETVDAFGGLDHVVTSAGGPPSTTFLETDEQDWYQAYDLLVMSVVWTIEESYEHLLDSEYGTITCITSRTVREVVDGLLLSNSVRRGVIGLVKTVSREFAPEIRANAVLPGTIETARIEELVEAGVERGTYDDYEAGLEAMASDIPMERIGEPRELGDVVAFLSSPRSSFVNGVEVPIDGGLMRS, encoded by the coding sequence ATGGACTTCGATCTCGTCGATAATTCGGCACTGGTGACCGCCGCCTCGAGCGGCCTCGGCTTCGCGAGCGCGCAGGCGCTCGCAGCGGAAGGCGCGAACGTCGCGATCTGTGGCCGCGACGGAGACCGACTCGAGTCGGCCCGCGAGGAACTCGCCGAGGCTGGCACGGGGGACGTCCTCGCCGTGCAGGCGGATTTGACCGATCCCGACGACGTCTCGCAGCTCGTCCGCGAGACGGTCGACGCCTTCGGTGGGCTCGATCACGTCGTCACCTCCGCGGGCGGCCCGCCGAGTACGACCTTCCTCGAGACTGACGAGCAGGACTGGTACCAGGCCTACGACCTGCTGGTGATGAGCGTCGTCTGGACGATCGAGGAGAGCTACGAGCACCTGCTCGACTCCGAGTACGGGACGATCACCTGCATCACCTCGCGGACCGTCCGCGAGGTCGTCGACGGCCTCTTGCTGTCGAACTCGGTGCGCCGGGGCGTGATCGGGCTCGTCAAGACGGTCTCGCGGGAGTTCGCACCCGAGATCCGGGCTAACGCCGTCCTCCCGGGGACGATCGAGACGGCCCGAATCGAGGAACTCGTCGAGGCTGGCGTCGAGCGCGGCACGTACGACGATTATGAAGCCGGACTGGAAGCGATGGCCAGCGACATCCCGATGGAACGCATCGGCGAACCCCGCGAACTCGGCGACGTGGTGGCGTTCCTCTCGAGTCCGCGCTCGAGTTTCGTCAACGGCGTCGAGGTGCCGATCGACGGCGGCCTCATGCGGAGCTGA
- a CDS encoding Tfx family DNA-binding protein translates to MIDDVEELLEEIGFEAETSVLTYRQAQVLALRERGVSQADIAQELGTSRANVSSIESSARENVAKARETVAFAEALRAPVRVRVPAGTDLYDVPGMVYDACDEAGVKVDHTAPDLMKVVSDAAGAAVSGRQVSTPLIVGVTSEGMVRVRHQD, encoded by the coding sequence GTGATCGACGATGTCGAGGAACTTCTCGAGGAGATCGGGTTCGAGGCCGAGACCAGCGTGTTGACCTACCGGCAGGCGCAAGTCCTCGCGTTGCGCGAACGCGGCGTCTCGCAGGCCGACATCGCCCAGGAACTGGGCACCTCTCGGGCGAACGTCTCGTCGATCGAGTCCAGCGCCCGTGAGAACGTCGCCAAAGCCCGCGAGACGGTCGCGTTCGCGGAGGCGCTTCGCGCGCCGGTTCGGGTCCGCGTCCCGGCCGGGACCGACCTCTACGACGTGCCGGGAATGGTCTACGACGCCTGCGACGAGGCCGGCGTCAAAGTCGACCACACCGCGCCGGATCTGATGAAGGTCGTCAGCGACGCTGCTGGGGCCGCGGTCTCGGGGCGACAGGTGTCGACGCCGCTGATCGTCGGCGTGACCTCGGAGGGGATGGTTCGCGTTCGTCATCAGGACTGA
- a CDS encoding MBL fold metallo-hydrolase — MERISLSNSAFEGDNNAYLFADGSETVLIDTGDWMETTREQLEAALSDRGLAFDDIDRIFLTHWHHDHCGLAGEIQAESGAAVYAHAADAALIEGDEDAWDAMHDRQKRYFDEWGMPEERQEVLLERMTDGETTVETPTVTAFEDGATFPVGDAELEVVHTPGHAAGLTMYEATVDGERVVFSGDTLLPVYTPNVGGADVRVDRPLEKYLRALRGIVEADYDRAWPGHRDPIDDPADRAQHIIDHHEERSWRVLDALDRKGPCDTWTVSADLFGDLEGIHILHGPGESYAHLEHLEREGTVVRDGSEYRLADGVADDLAATDEERWDLEY, encoded by the coding sequence ATGGAACGCATCTCGTTGTCGAACTCGGCGTTCGAGGGCGATAACAACGCCTACCTGTTCGCGGACGGCTCGGAGACGGTACTGATCGATACCGGCGACTGGATGGAGACGACTCGCGAGCAACTCGAGGCGGCGCTTTCCGATCGCGGCCTCGCGTTCGACGATATCGACCGCATCTTTCTCACCCACTGGCACCACGATCACTGCGGACTGGCCGGCGAGATTCAGGCCGAGAGCGGAGCCGCGGTGTACGCTCACGCCGCCGACGCAGCGCTGATCGAGGGCGACGAGGACGCCTGGGACGCCATGCACGACCGACAGAAGCGCTACTTCGACGAGTGGGGGATGCCCGAAGAGCGACAGGAGGTCCTGCTCGAGCGGATGACAGACGGCGAGACGACCGTCGAGACGCCGACGGTCACCGCCTTCGAAGACGGCGCGACGTTCCCGGTCGGCGACGCCGAACTCGAGGTCGTCCACACGCCCGGCCACGCGGCCGGCCTCACGATGTACGAGGCGACCGTCGACGGCGAGCGGGTGGTCTTCTCCGGCGATACGCTGTTGCCGGTCTACACGCCCAACGTCGGCGGTGCTGACGTGCGCGTCGACCGCCCCCTCGAGAAGTACCTCCGCGCGCTGCGGGGGATCGTCGAGGCCGACTACGACCGCGCGTGGCCCGGCCACCGCGATCCGATCGACGACCCCGCCGACCGCGCCCAGCACATCATCGACCACCACGAGGAGCGTTCCTGGCGGGTCCTCGATGCCCTCGATCGCAAAGGGCCCTGTGACACCTGGACGGTCAGCGCCGACCTGTTCGGCGACCTCGAGGGCATCCACATCCTCCACGGCCCTGGCGAGTCCTACGCCCACCTCGAGCATCTCGAGCGCGAGGGGACCGTCGTCCGCGACGGGAGCGAGTATCGTCTGGCCGATGGCGTCGCCGACGACCTCGCCGCGACCGACGAGGAGCGCTGGGACCTCGAGTACTGA
- a CDS encoding TRAM domain-containing protein, which translates to MADCPLADDCPSFSERISGMGCQHYGDRGGKEWCNHYSQPIEDLKTQPVKPGEEVVIDVVDMHESGAGVGRTEDGFIVMVDGILPDARARVKITRVHSNHARAEELELLPMDPDEDESEESDAETGAESGPEVDAESDDDGSPERERLGSRENFWGS; encoded by the coding sequence ATGGCAGACTGTCCACTCGCTGACGACTGTCCGAGCTTCTCCGAACGGATCTCGGGGATGGGGTGTCAACACTACGGCGATCGGGGTGGCAAGGAGTGGTGTAACCACTACAGCCAGCCGATCGAGGACCTCAAGACGCAACCGGTCAAGCCCGGCGAGGAAGTCGTCATCGATGTCGTCGACATGCACGAAAGCGGTGCCGGCGTCGGCCGGACTGAGGATGGGTTCATCGTGATGGTCGACGGCATCCTGCCGGACGCTCGCGCTCGAGTCAAGATCACGCGGGTTCACAGCAATCACGCGCGAGCAGAGGAACTGGAGCTCCTGCCGATGGACCCCGACGAGGACGAGAGCGAGGAGTCCGACGCCGAGACGGGCGCCGAAAGCGGTCCCGAGGTCGACGCCGAGTCGGACGACGACGGCAGCCCGGAACGCGAGCGCCTCGGCAGCCGCGAGAACTTCTGGGGCTCCTGA
- a CDS encoding electron transfer flavoprotein subunit beta/FixA family protein, whose amino-acid sequence MKILVTVKEVATVEDEFEIQGTEIADQYLGADLNEWDDYAIEEAVQLQEDGIADEVVTVTIGPEECEQTIRQALAKGADRAVRVWDDSLEDTNVLDVGAKTEILSAVVEAEDPDLVLSGVQAGDDSFAATGVSVAENVGYQWGAVVNHLEHDLGDVASVRRELEGGVEELTEIELPAVLTIQTGINEPRYASLRGIRQAQRKELDVQSLADIGVDESAIEADLELTDMYEPESESDVTVWEGSAEDTASELGDLLRDKGVAQ is encoded by the coding sequence ATGAAAATTCTCGTTACGGTCAAAGAGGTAGCGACCGTCGAAGACGAGTTCGAAATCCAGGGTACGGAGATCGCAGACCAGTACCTCGGTGCCGATCTCAACGAATGGGACGACTACGCGATCGAAGAAGCCGTCCAACTGCAGGAAGACGGCATCGCCGACGAGGTCGTCACCGTCACGATCGGTCCCGAAGAGTGCGAACAGACCATCCGGCAGGCTCTCGCGAAAGGTGCCGACCGCGCCGTTCGCGTCTGGGACGACTCCCTTGAGGACACCAACGTGTTGGACGTCGGCGCGAAAACCGAGATCCTGAGCGCCGTCGTCGAAGCCGAGGACCCCGACCTCGTGCTCAGCGGCGTGCAGGCCGGCGACGACAGCTTCGCCGCGACCGGTGTCTCCGTCGCCGAAAACGTCGGCTACCAGTGGGGCGCCGTCGTCAACCACCTCGAGCACGACCTCGGCGACGTCGCTTCCGTCCGCCGCGAACTCGAAGGCGGCGTCGAGGAGCTGACCGAGATCGAACTGCCCGCGGTGCTGACGATCCAGACGGGGATCAACGAGCCCCGCTACGCCAGCCTCCGGGGCATCCGACAGGCCCAGCGCAAGGAACTCGATGTCCAGAGCCTCGCCGACATCGGCGTCGACGAGAGCGCTATCGAGGCCGACCTCGAGCTGACCGACATGTACGAGCCCGAAAGCGAGAGCGACGTCACCGTCTGGGAGGGCAGCGCCGAGGACACCGCATCGGAGCTCGGTGACCTGCTTCGCGACAAGGGGGTGGCACAATGA
- a CDS encoding electron transfer flavoprotein subunit alpha/FixB family protein — translation MSDILAVADHRRGDLRDVSYELVTAGRELADETGGDLHVAVISGTVDEFAEKLNREGVDAIHTVSHGEEFNHDVYSQAVTQLYDELAPQYVVTPNSVNGLDYAPAIANELDLPIVTDTIGLEADGDTLVATREMYGGKVETTNELEGDAVVTIRGAEWPAAEGTGDAAIEAFDADIDEDAIGSTVTGFEEVGGGDVDISEADLLVSIGRGIEEEENLDLIRDLADALDATLSSSRPIVDNGWLPKNRQVGQSGKVVTPDVYIAIGISGAVQHVAGMKGSDTIVAINTDPNAPIMDIADYAIHDDLFDVVPELIEEFQ, via the coding sequence ATGAGCGACATCCTCGCAGTCGCAGACCACCGCCGCGGCGACCTGCGCGACGTGAGCTACGAGCTCGTCACCGCCGGCCGCGAGCTGGCCGACGAGACCGGCGGCGACCTCCACGTCGCGGTCATCAGCGGCACCGTCGACGAGTTCGCCGAGAAGCTCAACCGAGAGGGCGTCGACGCTATCCACACCGTTTCCCACGGCGAGGAGTTCAACCACGACGTCTACTCGCAGGCTGTCACGCAGCTCTACGACGAGCTCGCCCCGCAGTACGTGGTGACCCCCAACAGCGTCAACGGCCTCGACTACGCCCCTGCCATCGCCAACGAACTCGACCTCCCGATCGTCACCGACACGATCGGCCTCGAAGCCGACGGCGACACGCTCGTCGCCACCCGCGAGATGTACGGCGGCAAAGTCGAGACCACGAACGAACTCGAGGGTGACGCGGTCGTCACGATCCGCGGTGCCGAGTGGCCCGCCGCCGAAGGCACTGGCGATGCCGCCATCGAGGCCTTCGACGCCGACATCGACGAGGACGCCATCGGCTCGACCGTGACCGGCTTCGAGGAAGTCGGCGGCGGCGACGTCGACATCAGCGAGGCGGACCTGCTGGTCTCGATCGGCCGCGGGATCGAAGAAGAGGAGAACCTCGACCTCATCCGTGATCTCGCCGACGCGCTCGACGCGACGCTGTCCTCGTCGCGCCCGATCGTCGACAACGGCTGGCTCCCCAAGAACCGGCAGGTCGGTCAGTCCGGGAAGGTCGTCACGCCCGACGTCTACATCGCAATCGGTATCTCCGGTGCTGTCCAGCACGTCGCCGGCATGAAGGGCTCCGATACGATCGTCGCGATCAACACGGACCCCAACGCGCCGATCATGGACATCGCCGACTACGCGATCCACGACGACCTCTTCGATGTCGTCCCCGAACTCATCGAAGAGTTCCAGTAA
- a CDS encoding polyprenyl synthetase family protein, giving the protein MELLERRRALIEERLVEVVEGVEPETLSEEVRHVALSGGKRVRPMVTLLACETVGGRAEDAVEFGVGIELVHTASLVVDDIIDRSELRRGTTSAWTEFGYGPAIITSDGLLGEAFALFSADPDATRVVADAMVELGVGEATELSAEPANEEEYMTLARRKTGALFRAAAELGAIAADSDPVTVDALGEYAERVGIAFQIRDDVLDAVADPEELGKPTGHDAALERPSVVQVTDLTPEEANATARSEADRAIDALERVEVADAEARRYLLELAEFVVERER; this is encoded by the coding sequence ATGGAACTGCTGGAGCGCCGACGGGCGCTGATCGAAGAGCGTCTCGTCGAGGTGGTCGAGGGGGTCGAACCCGAGACGCTCTCCGAGGAGGTTCGCCACGTCGCGCTCTCCGGAGGGAAGCGCGTCCGGCCGATGGTGACGCTGCTGGCCTGCGAGACGGTCGGCGGCCGGGCCGAGGACGCGGTCGAGTTCGGCGTCGGGATCGAACTCGTCCACACCGCGTCGCTGGTCGTCGACGACATCATCGACCGCTCCGAACTGCGACGTGGGACGACCAGCGCCTGGACCGAGTTCGGCTACGGGCCGGCGATCATCACCAGCGACGGGCTGCTGGGCGAGGCGTTCGCACTCTTTTCGGCCGACCCGGACGCGACCCGCGTCGTCGCCGACGCGATGGTCGAACTCGGCGTCGGCGAAGCGACCGAGCTCTCGGCCGAGCCCGCAAACGAGGAGGAATACATGACGCTCGCCCGGCGCAAGACCGGCGCGCTGTTTCGCGCCGCGGCCGAACTCGGCGCGATTGCCGCCGACTCCGACCCCGTGACCGTCGACGCGCTGGGCGAGTACGCCGAACGCGTCGGCATCGCCTTCCAAATCAGAGACGATGTATTAGACGCCGTCGCCGACCCAGAGGAACTCGGCAAACCGACCGGCCACGACGCCGCCTTAGAGCGCCCGTCAGTCGTCCAGGTGACCGATCTCACGCCCGAAGAGGCAAACGCCACCGCCCGATCGGAGGCCGACCGGGCGATCGACGCCTTAGAGCGGGTCGAGGTCGCCGACGCCGAGGCCCGACGCTACCTGCTCGAGTTGGCTGAGTTCGTCGTCGAGCGCGAGCGGTAG
- a CDS encoding DUF373 family protein, which yields MLLVLCVDLDDDLGRKTGFSTPVIGRAPVEEAAVALATADPEDSDLNVIFQGLHIYDDLADREESVEVAVVTGNDEGDVSANREVGDEVDTVLASLSTAEDVTALVVTDGAQDESVIPIIRSRVPIDGVRRVVVRQAQNLESMYYTIKQVLDDPETRGTVLIPLGILLLIYPLALIGTVLNMPGLVLGTTSALLGFYLISRGLGLGDRLDAAVERGRRSLYAGRTTLLAYVVAATLFVLGGVSGFDYLEAVQRSTVGDVEVPVMLAALVYGSIHWFAAAGLTTSLGQITDEYIAGSLEWRYLNAPFYVLSIAVVLHAVSAFFLDEVGITYLAAALTAGTLLGIVSTLTFAVAESRFSDGEREDGTRGAERV from the coding sequence ATGCTGCTGGTCCTCTGTGTCGACCTCGACGACGACCTCGGCCGGAAGACCGGCTTCTCCACGCCGGTCATCGGTCGCGCCCCCGTCGAGGAGGCGGCCGTCGCCCTCGCGACCGCGGACCCGGAGGACTCGGATCTGAACGTCATTTTTCAAGGACTGCACATCTACGACGACCTCGCCGACCGCGAGGAAAGCGTCGAGGTCGCCGTCGTCACCGGCAACGACGAGGGTGACGTCAGCGCCAACCGCGAGGTCGGCGACGAAGTCGACACCGTCCTCGCGAGCCTCTCGACCGCGGAGGACGTTACCGCACTGGTCGTCACCGACGGCGCACAGGACGAGTCGGTCATTCCGATCATCCGGTCGCGGGTCCCGATCGACGGCGTTCGGCGGGTCGTCGTCCGACAGGCCCAGAACCTGGAGTCGATGTACTACACGATCAAGCAGGTGCTGGACGACCCCGAAACGCGCGGCACGGTGCTCATTCCGCTTGGGATCCTCCTGTTGATCTATCCGCTCGCCCTGATCGGTACCGTGTTGAACATGCCGGGACTCGTCCTCGGGACGACATCGGCGTTGCTCGGCTTCTATCTCATCTCGCGCGGACTCGGCCTCGGCGACCGGCTGGACGCGGCCGTCGAACGCGGTCGTCGCTCGTTGTACGCCGGGCGGACGACCCTGCTCGCGTACGTCGTTGCCGCCACTCTGTTCGTCCTCGGTGGCGTCAGCGGCTTCGACTACCTCGAGGCAGTCCAGCGATCGACCGTCGGCGACGTCGAGGTTCCGGTCATGCTCGCCGCCCTGGTCTACGGCTCGATCCACTGGTTCGCCGCCGCCGGCCTCACGACCAGCCTCGGTCAGATCACCGACGAGTACATCGCCGGCTCGCTCGAGTGGCGCTACCTCAATGCGCCGTTCTACGTGCTCTCGATCGCGGTCGTTCTCCACGCGGTGAGCGCCTTTTTCTTAGACGAAGTCGGCATCACCTACCTCGCGGCGGCGCTGACGGCGGGGACGCTGCTGGGTATCGTTAGCACGCTCACCTTCGCCGTCGCGGAATCCAGGTTCTCCGACGGAGAGCGAGAAGACGGAACGCGAGGGGCCGAGCGCGTCTGA
- a CDS encoding PAS domain S-box protein codes for MGNAFHVLWVGDDQEPTVQALDRRPDAFTVTALPTPAAAISRLEREDADCVVIGTDTTGAAETDGVEFCRTVRERAPSLPVIVCIDESGARAEAALAAGATDFHTLSSNRDGGELLASRIELAVGRDGAETRRDRDPTDATDDRTDGDAPAATRPASLAETFDPLTDLDRFQSFADRIADPTYVLDDRGRCLLVNDALLEYTGYDRDWIEGRQVDEIIADSDYETATETIEQLYDRTDRVRDSFEVTIRGADGSTRIAEAHVSVITADGGDFAGSIGVLRDITKRKEHIRELGQYGAIVETAPVGLFVVDEDGYLRWHNEEFTADIGIEREIVGTHFTKLVDEGYISEEVLENHLERVRRLLSSENDDDRITYEGEWVDANGERGVTEFSMGLLPLEDGEFAGTVHAFRNITERVTYREELERQNERLEKFASLVSHDLRNPLNVAQGHLDLLETECESESIGETRWAINRMEELIDDLLALARYGRTVADRERIELADLAEVAWAGVDTADATLVADLEGSITAHKGRVRELLENLFRNAVDHGGDDVTVTVGQLESDTDPSGFFVEDDGSGLPDTDDIFEFGRTTADDGTGLGLGIVTEIAEAHGWQVTACDGQDGGARFEIRGVTILEEEQPAG; via the coding sequence ATGGGAAACGCTTTCCATGTCCTCTGGGTCGGTGACGATCAGGAGCCGACCGTGCAGGCACTCGACCGGCGCCCTGATGCGTTCACCGTAACGGCTCTCCCGACGCCGGCTGCTGCGATTTCCCGCCTCGAGCGAGAGGATGCCGATTGCGTCGTCATCGGGACCGACACGACCGGCGCGGCCGAGACCGACGGCGTCGAGTTTTGCCGAACCGTCCGCGAGCGCGCGCCGTCGCTGCCCGTGATCGTCTGCATCGACGAGTCCGGAGCGCGAGCCGAGGCGGCGCTCGCGGCCGGTGCGACGGACTTTCACACGCTCTCGAGCAACCGCGACGGGGGCGAGCTGCTGGCGAGTCGCATCGAACTCGCAGTCGGCCGCGACGGAGCCGAGACGCGACGCGACCGCGACCCGACTGACGCGACGGACGATCGAACCGACGGCGACGCGCCAGCCGCGACGCGACCGGCGTCGCTCGCCGAGACCTTCGATCCCCTCACTGACCTCGACCGCTTTCAGTCGTTCGCCGATCGGATCGCCGATCCGACGTACGTCCTCGACGATCGGGGACGCTGTCTCCTCGTCAACGATGCACTCCTCGAGTACACCGGCTACGACCGGGACTGGATCGAAGGGCGACAGGTCGACGAGATTATCGCCGATTCGGACTACGAGACCGCGACGGAGACCATCGAGCAACTCTACGATCGAACTGATCGCGTTCGTGATTCGTTCGAAGTTACGATTCGGGGGGCCGATGGGAGCACGCGGATAGCCGAAGCGCACGTCTCGGTAATCACGGCCGACGGAGGCGATTTCGCTGGTTCAATCGGTGTACTCCGAGACATCACCAAGCGGAAGGAGCACATTCGGGAACTCGGCCAGTACGGGGCGATCGTCGAGACTGCCCCGGTCGGACTGTTCGTGGTTGACGAGGACGGCTACCTCCGCTGGCACAACGAGGAGTTCACGGCCGATATCGGTATCGAACGGGAGATCGTCGGCACTCACTTCACGAAATTGGTCGACGAGGGATACATCTCCGAAGAGGTCCTCGAGAACCACCTCGAGCGCGTTCGCCGGCTCCTTTCCTCGGAAAACGACGACGACCGGATCACCTACGAGGGGGAGTGGGTTGACGCGAACGGCGAACGCGGTGTTACCGAGTTCAGCATGGGACTGCTCCCGCTCGAGGACGGCGAGTTCGCCGGCACCGTCCACGCGTTTCGGAACATAACCGAACGCGTCACGTATCGTGAGGAACTCGAGCGCCAGAACGAGCGCCTCGAGAAGTTCGCCAGTCTCGTCAGTCACGACCTCCGCAATCCGTTAAACGTCGCACAGGGTCATCTCGACCTGCTCGAGACGGAGTGCGAGAGCGAGTCGATCGGCGAGACGCGGTGGGCGATCAACCGCATGGAAGAACTCATCGACGATCTGCTCGCGCTGGCCCGCTACGGCCGGACGGTCGCCGACCGCGAGCGTATCGAACTCGCCGATCTCGCCGAGGTAGCCTGGGCCGGAGTCGACACCGCCGACGCGACCTTGGTGGCGGATCTCGAAGGGTCGATCACCGCTCACAAGGGACGCGTCCGGGAACTCCTTGAGAACCTCTTCCGAAACGCCGTCGATCACGGCGGCGATGACGTCACCGTCACGGTCGGCCAGTTAGAGAGCGACACCGACCCTAGTGGCTTCTTCGTCGAGGACGACGGCTCGGGGCTGCCGGATACCGACGATATCTTCGAGTTCGGACGTACGACGGCCGACGACGGCACCGGGCTCGGGCTGGGCATCGTCACCGAGATCGCCGAAGCACACGGCTGGCAGGTCACTGCCTGTGACGGCCAGGACGGCGGCGCGCGCTTCGAGATCCGGGGCGTCACCATCCTCGAGGAGGAGCAACCGGCCGGCTAA